A genomic segment from Flavobacterium litorale encodes:
- a CDS encoding helix-turn-helix domain-containing protein — protein MNVIGQKIKRLREEKGITQEAMAVQLDVTQSNYGRLEKDDRRLNVVKLLKIVRILNTNISHIFNETDTVVATENTDKLNNNKEVYDILVESLRSEIQHLKEEISFLRVIVKS, from the coding sequence ATGAATGTAATTGGACAAAAAATCAAGAGACTTAGAGAAGAGAAAGGGATAACGCAAGAAGCTATGGCAGTGCAGCTTGATGTTACCCAAAGTAATTATGGACGACTTGAGAAAGACGACCGCAGACTTAATGTAGTAAAGTTGCTAAAAATAGTACGCATACTAAACACTAATATATCGCATATATTTAATGAGACCGATACTGTTGTAGCGACTGAGAATACTGACAAGCTTAATAACAATAAAGAGGTTTATGATATACTTGTAGAGAGTTTACGATCGGAAATACAACATTTGAAAGAGGAGATATCTTTCCTTAGAGTAATTGTAAAGAGTTAG
- a CDS encoding T9SS type B sorting domain-containing protein has translation MNKCLLILAVIFFIPLLSFAQLADFNLEVIVTDESCDDNGTLTFNVTNTTEGANFLFTVFLEPDLDNPIAVTEALSVANLDSGDYTIIATQSLNGESNSQEVSVTINNIIEPLSYQINAVNQNCTVGGRIEIVTISGTAAEYEIISGPETRPLQESNIFSELDGGTYNIRVFDICGQGVVTTYTLVIETANPVVSAPEFEDVITTDCDSAIVVNTITYPNGFAISYPLTVVYTIYPPNGDPEIIQTITYEEGAPNSLELVREFDLYDGEPYTYDISITNSCGNEFGNAGVVVNLLPTLSDNVEDVECGNKILTLSASQFSPPYFLEFTAVPDGFNPDVFNTIHPGPFNTSSAVYGSEENSMPEGSYTVVLTDNCGRTASAEFDIVNEIPTPVFSARNNGCFSDSGRISVSVGDRQIAIAEILQAPDAYVNTLSVPLPQDVSSSINSSGRLLLLNMPLGTYLIRITDDCGDIYEDFVTVPPFTEQEFTITPSSDCTIGVGAIAITSGNANLNDIVLVTAPAGYEGTLPENLSASIDNVSGDFFLDNLPEGNYIFVATDVCGIQAQVTTTVVGYQPSENPFTFVPNCGSFDIIMTDNAVSSSTPSYWLQRLINAETNEWGHPDTGAVYPDGTVPDEGNSITLQNNTTIFNLTFTGDFRILKSFETFGNGTEQKNCFEELGFFNYFNQPRINGVYNISCSDNPDDIVIDADGIPPLNYRIEDPDTNAVILDNGTDNTFSGLAAGTYRFVVEDDCGNVSRLNQNINVLPDLVVATQPDNLFHCIDMGDEPTLSHEFDLSVLNSTILGDQSEALYELTYHASLNDANAGENPLPDLYTATGNTTTIYAKLIQRFIPICDDIISFELVINQNPVLDVQEQYYLCDDGTVTLSAGNGYDSYLWSTEETSPSITVNETGTYTVTVADGECETTTEILVNLSSVATIIDTTTVDWTYNNNAIMVTVSGAGDYEFSINGILYQAENTFTGLETGVYTLYIRDRNGCGVIEEEVVLLNYPKFFTPNGDGVNETWRIPFSSYEPDLFVYIYDRYGKLITGFDALNQGWDGTYNGNKLPSTDYWFVVTRQDGRTHKGHFAMVR, from the coding sequence ATGAATAAGTGTTTACTTATACTAGCTGTTATTTTTTTTATTCCTTTACTTTCATTTGCGCAGTTAGCTGATTTTAATTTAGAAGTTATAGTAACAGATGAAAGTTGCGATGATAACGGTACACTTACATTTAATGTTACAAATACAACAGAGGGTGCTAATTTTTTGTTTACTGTTTTTTTAGAGCCTGATTTAGATAACCCTATAGCGGTGACTGAAGCTCTTTCTGTGGCTAACCTTGATTCAGGAGATTATACTATTATAGCCACACAATCGCTTAATGGCGAATCCAATTCTCAAGAGGTTTCTGTAACTATAAATAATATTATAGAGCCGCTTTCGTATCAAATTAACGCTGTAAATCAAAATTGTACTGTTGGTGGTCGGATTGAAATAGTTACTATTAGCGGTACAGCTGCCGAATATGAAATTATTTCAGGTCCAGAAACACGTCCACTACAAGAATCTAATATTTTTAGTGAACTGGATGGGGGTACTTATAATATACGTGTTTTTGATATATGCGGTCAAGGTGTAGTAACTACTTATACACTTGTTATTGAAACAGCCAATCCTGTTGTTTCTGCCCCTGAGTTTGAAGATGTAATTACTACTGATTGTGATTCTGCTATCGTAGTTAATACTATTACATATCCTAATGGTTTTGCTATTAGTTATCCGCTTACAGTTGTTTATACAATATATCCACCTAATGGTGATCCTGAAATTATACAAACAATAACTTATGAAGAAGGTGCTCCAAACTCCCTAGAGTTAGTTAGAGAGTTTGATTTGTACGATGGAGAACCTTATACCTATGATATTTCTATAACCAATAGTTGTGGTAATGAGTTTGGTAATGCTGGCGTAGTTGTAAACCTGCTCCCAACACTTTCTGATAATGTTGAAGATGTAGAGTGCGGAAATAAAATACTTACTTTAAGCGCTAGCCAGTTTAGTCCTCCATATTTTTTAGAGTTTACAGCTGTGCCCGATGGTTTTAACCCTGATGTTTTTAATACAATCCATCCAGGTCCTTTCAATACCAGTTCTGCAGTCTACGGATCCGAGGAAAATTCTATGCCCGAAGGTAGTTATACTGTAGTTTTAACAGATAATTGCGGACGGACAGCATCAGCAGAGTTTGATATTGTAAACGAAATACCAACACCAGTTTTTTCAGCTCGTAACAACGGTTGCTTTTCAGATTCAGGTAGAATTTCAGTTTCTGTTGGCGATAGACAAATTGCTATTGCAGAAATATTACAAGCCCCTGATGCATATGTTAACACCCTTTCTGTTCCCTTACCCCAAGATGTGTCTTCTTCCATTAATAGTAGCGGCCGGTTACTATTACTAAATATGCCCTTGGGTACCTATTTAATTCGTATTACTGATGATTGTGGTGATATATACGAAGATTTTGTTACTGTACCACCGTTTACAGAGCAAGAATTTACCATAACACCGTCCTCTGATTGTACCATAGGTGTAGGGGCTATTGCAATAACAAGTGGTAACGCTAACCTGAATGATATCGTATTGGTAACGGCACCTGCAGGTTATGAGGGTACCTTGCCTGAGAATTTATCAGCAAGTATAGATAATGTGTCGGGAGATTTCTTTTTGGATAATTTACCAGAAGGGAATTATATTTTTGTAGCTACTGATGTTTGTGGTATACAAGCTCAGGTTACTACAACTGTAGTAGGTTATCAGCCTTCTGAAAATCCGTTTACATTTGTACCCAATTGCGGTTCTTTTGATATAATAATGACGGATAATGCTGTTTCATCCAGCACACCTTCATATTGGTTACAGCGATTAATAAATGCTGAAACGAATGAGTGGGGGCATCCCGATACGGGGGCTGTATATCCAGATGGAACTGTACCTGATGAAGGTAATTCCATAACACTGCAAAACAATACTACCATCTTTAATTTGACTTTTACGGGAGATTTTAGAATCCTGAAATCATTTGAAACTTTTGGTAATGGTACAGAGCAAAAAAATTGCTTTGAAGAGTTGGGGTTTTTTAACTACTTCAATCAACCCCGAATTAATGGTGTTTACAATATTTCGTGCTCTGATAACCCAGATGATATAGTTATAGATGCCGATGGAATACCACCACTTAATTACAGAATAGAAGATCCAGATACGAATGCTGTTATTCTCGATAATGGTACAGATAATACATTTTCGGGTTTGGCAGCAGGTACTTACCGATTTGTGGTAGAGGATGATTGTGGCAACGTATCGCGCTTAAATCAGAATATAAATGTACTTCCAGATTTAGTAGTGGCCACACAACCTGATAATCTTTTTCATTGTATTGATATGGGCGATGAGCCAACTCTCTCTCACGAATTTGATTTATCGGTACTTAACAGTACTATACTGGGCGACCAAAGTGAAGCCCTTTATGAGCTGACGTACCACGCTTCTTTGAATGACGCTAATGCTGGAGAAAATCCATTGCCAGATTTGTATACGGCTACAGGAAATACAACTACTATTTATGCAAAATTAATACAACGCTTTATTCCTATTTGTGATGATATTATTTCGTTTGAATTAGTAATAAATCAAAATCCTGTATTAGATGTGCAAGAACAATACTATTTATGCGACGATGGTACAGTTACATTATCTGCAGGTAACGGTTATGATAGTTACTTATGGTCTACCGAAGAAACTTCTCCATCCATTACCGTTAATGAAACAGGTACGTATACCGTTACAGTTGCTGATGGCGAATGCGAAACTACAACCGAAATATTGGTAAACTTATCATCTGTAGCTACTATAATTGATACTACTACTGTAGACTGGACGTATAATAATAACGCCATTATGGTAACAGTATCTGGTGCGGGCGATTACGAGTTCTCAATTAATGGAATTTTATACCAAGCAGAAAATACATTTACAGGTTTAGAAACAGGAGTGTATACCTTATATATTCGCGATCGTAATGGCTGTGGTGTTATAGAGGAAGAAGTAGTGTTACTAAACTACCCTAAATTTTTTACTCCTAACGGTGATGGTGTAAACGAAACCTGGAGAATACCTTTTTCATCTTACGAGCCTGACTTATTTGTTTATATATATGACAGATACGGGAAGTTAATTACAGGTTTTGATGCTTTAAATCAAGGCTGGGACGGTACTTACAATGGTAACAAACTACCCTCTACAGACTATTGGTTTGTAGTTACACGCCAAGATGGGCGTACGCATAAAGGACATTTTGCTATGGTACGATGA
- a CDS encoding ABC transporter permease produces the protein MNLEYFIARRLVTAKNHKSSISAPIIKIAIIAIAIGIIMMIIAVATGVGLQDKIREKVAAFNGHIIISNYDDNVSQVSVAPLAIEQDFYPEFKAVEGITHVQAVAAKAGIIRTEESVEGIVFKGVGKDYKWHNLEEYIINGRIPNLNDKLNSEVILSQYLADRLKLKVGDKFNTFFMKEDANSMPNMRVFEIVGIFNSGFQEFDATYVLGDIRHVQRINKWRNGEVGSFEVFIDDFDELQQKGDEVYNAISSTLDSRTIKDKYYNIFEWLKLFDFNIILIIVIMIVVGTINMVVALLVLILERTQMIGMLKALGANNWSVRKIFLYNAGYLIIKGLLWGNTISIGLLLIQKYFEVIKLPPENYYVTVAPVTINIPAILLINVGTIVVCLTLLLIPSYIITKISPVKALRFD, from the coding sequence TTGAATTTAGAATATTTTATTGCCCGTAGGCTAGTTACTGCCAAGAATCATAAAAGTAGTATATCTGCTCCAATTATAAAAATAGCTATAATAGCCATAGCTATTGGTATTATTATGATGATTATTGCTGTGGCAACAGGAGTTGGGCTACAAGATAAAATCCGCGAAAAAGTGGCCGCTTTTAACGGACACATTATTATATCGAATTACGACGATAATGTTTCGCAGGTTAGTGTTGCTCCACTTGCTATAGAGCAAGATTTTTATCCTGAATTTAAAGCTGTAGAAGGCATTACCCATGTACAAGCCGTAGCAGCTAAAGCTGGAATTATAAGAACGGAAGAATCAGTAGAAGGTATTGTTTTTAAAGGAGTAGGGAAGGACTACAAATGGCATAACCTTGAGGAATATATTATTAATGGTAGGATACCCAATTTAAACGATAAATTAAATAGTGAAGTAATCCTCTCACAATACTTAGCCGATAGGTTAAAATTAAAGGTAGGCGATAAGTTTAATACCTTTTTTATGAAAGAAGATGCCAACAGCATGCCCAATATGCGGGTGTTTGAAATTGTAGGTATTTTTAATTCAGGCTTTCAGGAATTTGATGCCACGTATGTACTAGGCGATATACGGCATGTGCAACGCATTAATAAGTGGAGAAATGGCGAAGTAGGCTCGTTTGAAGTTTTTATTGATGATTTTGATGAACTCCAACAAAAAGGCGATGAAGTGTACAATGCCATATCCTCTACACTGGATAGCCGTACTATAAAAGATAAATACTATAATATTTTTGAATGGTTAAAGCTCTTCGACTTTAATATCATACTCATTATTGTAATCATGATAGTAGTGGGTACCATTAATATGGTAGTAGCCTTGCTGGTACTAATATTAGAACGTACCCAAATGATAGGAATGTTAAAAGCACTTGGTGCTAATAATTGGAGTGTACGCAAAATATTTTTATACAACGCAGGTTATCTTATTATAAAAGGCTTGCTTTGGGGTAATACCATAAGTATTGGTTTGCTATTAATCCAAAAATATTTTGAAGTAATAAAACTACCACCCGAAAATTATTACGTAACCGTAGCGCCAGTAACTATAAATATACCCGCTATACTGCTTATAAACGTAGGAACAATAGTAGTATGTTTAACCCTATTACTCATTCCGTCCTATATTATCACTAAAATTTCGCCTGTAAAAGCACTTCGTTTTGATTAA
- a CDS encoding exo-beta-N-acetylmuramidase NamZ family protein, with protein sequence MVSYSFFKNTLLFSLILLAACGNSVNTKMDNSSNTVAENKKAIVKIPVTQTIKTGADNYEHYLPLLRGKKVGIVTNQTGIITVRGKQEHLVDFLLEKNIALQKIYAPEHGFRGTADAGELIKDGKDTKTGLPIVSLYGNNKKPKPEQLIGIDILVFDLQDVGARFYTYISSLHYVMEACADNNIPLVVLDRPNPNGSIVDGPVLEMEYKSFVGMHPIPVLHGMTIGEYARMINGEEWLQNNVRCNLAVIPCTNYNRSMPYNLPVKPSPNLPNSQAINLYPSLCFFEGTTISVGRGTNMQFQIYGAPFLPKTNFSFTPMPNEGAKGPKHNGKVCYGEDLTKITPVTQLELKWLINAYEKANNNKTEFFTAFFTKLAGTKQLQEQIEAGKTENEIRESWKEGLTAFKLMREKYLIY encoded by the coding sequence ATGGTATCTTATTCGTTTTTCAAAAATACATTATTATTCTCACTTATATTGTTAGCAGCCTGCGGAAATTCTGTGAATACAAAAATGGATAACAGTAGCAATACCGTAGCCGAAAATAAAAAAGCTATAGTTAAAATACCTGTAACACAAACTATAAAAACAGGTGCCGATAATTACGAACATTATTTACCTCTATTACGAGGGAAAAAAGTAGGGATTGTAACCAACCAAACAGGTATTATAACGGTACGTGGTAAGCAAGAGCATTTAGTCGATTTTTTACTGGAGAAGAACATTGCACTACAAAAAATATACGCTCCTGAGCATGGGTTTAGGGGTACTGCCGATGCTGGCGAATTAATAAAAGATGGGAAAGATACTAAAACAGGATTACCCATTGTATCACTATACGGCAATAACAAAAAGCCAAAACCCGAACAGCTTATAGGGATTGATATATTAGTTTTTGATTTACAGGATGTGGGGGCACGATTTTATACCTACATATCATCATTACATTATGTAATGGAGGCTTGTGCAGATAATAACATTCCGTTGGTGGTGTTGGATCGACCTAATCCCAACGGTAGTATTGTTGATGGTCCTGTGCTGGAAATGGAGTATAAAAGTTTTGTGGGTATGCACCCTATACCTGTATTACATGGTATGACGATTGGCGAATATGCACGGATGATTAATGGCGAAGAGTGGTTACAAAATAATGTTAGGTGCAACTTGGCAGTAATACCTTGCACCAACTATAATAGAAGCATGCCGTACAATTTGCCTGTAAAACCATCGCCTAATTTACCCAACAGCCAAGCCATAAACTTGTACCCTAGCCTGTGTTTTTTTGAGGGCACTACTATTAGTGTAGGACGTGGCACAAACATGCAGTTCCAAATATATGGTGCTCCGTTTTTACCAAAAACCAATTTTAGTTTTACACCCATGCCAAACGAGGGTGCTAAAGGCCCAAAACACAACGGTAAAGTTTGCTATGGCGAAGATTTGACTAAAATAACACCCGTTACACAACTAGAGTTAAAATGGTTAATTAATGCTTATGAGAAAGCCAACAACAATAAAACAGAATTTTTTACCGCATTTTTTACCAAGTTAGCGGGTACTAAACAATTACAGGAACAAATAGAAGCGGGGAAAACGGAAAACGAAATTAGGGAGAGTTGGAAAGAAGGACTTACAGCGTTTAAGCTAATGCGAGAAAAATATCTTATCTACTAA
- a CDS encoding YkgJ family cysteine cluster protein, translating to MDDFLKQLPKLAKDKHNENKKFFDKLKKKTPKNLDYIMQDLHDEEFERTDCLTCANCCKTTGPLFTIADVERIAKHLRLKPQKFIEQYLRIDEDNDYVLQSVPCTFLDNDNYCMIYDVRPKACREFPHTDRKKFQQISNLTLKNIAICPAAYNIVEEMKKRIP from the coding sequence ATGGACGATTTTTTAAAACAGCTTCCTAAGCTCGCCAAAGATAAGCATAACGAGAACAAAAAGTTTTTTGATAAGTTAAAAAAGAAAACGCCCAAAAACTTGGATTACATTATGCAGGATTTGCACGATGAGGAGTTTGAAAGAACAGATTGCCTAACCTGTGCGAACTGCTGTAAAACAACAGGGCCTTTATTTACTATTGCCGATGTAGAGCGTATTGCCAAGCATTTACGGTTAAAACCACAGAAATTTATTGAGCAGTACTTGCGTATTGATGAAGATAACGATTATGTGTTGCAAAGTGTACCTTGTACTTTTTTGGATAACGATAATTATTGTATGATATATGATGTACGACCCAAAGCATGCCGTGAGTTTCCGCATACGGATAGGAAAAAGTTTCAGCAAATAAGTAACCTAACGTTAAAAAATATAGCCATTTGCCCTGCAGCGTATAACATAGTGGAGGAAATGAAAAAACGGATACCATAA
- a CDS encoding class I SAM-dependent methyltransferase produces the protein MKDLFGKAILDYQTNNNPEDLITATSISEADEMSVAYLFRDFKAMPKIEQEALGLARGKVLDVGCGAGSHSLYLQKEKGLDVTAIDISANAIEACKLRGINNALVKDVMELEDEKFDTILLLMNGAGMCGRLNKIADFLQQIKSLLAKGGQVLLDSSDIIYMFDEDEDGGKWIPTDTTYYGEVVFNVSYKGENETPFNWMYIDYNTLQNAAHANGLDCDLILKGKHYDYLAKLSVK, from the coding sequence ATGAAAGACCTTTTCGGGAAAGCCATACTGGACTACCAAACCAATAATAATCCAGAAGATTTAATTACTGCAACCTCTATATCTGAAGCAGACGAAATGAGTGTTGCTTATTTGTTTAGGGACTTTAAAGCGATGCCTAAAATAGAACAAGAAGCACTTGGATTAGCAAGGGGAAAAGTACTCGATGTAGGATGTGGCGCAGGGAGCCATAGCTTATATTTACAAAAGGAAAAAGGTTTGGATGTTACTGCCATAGATATATCTGCCAATGCCATTGAAGCCTGCAAATTACGCGGCATTAACAATGCATTGGTTAAAGATGTTATGGAGCTGGAGGATGAAAAATTTGATACGATACTTTTGCTGATGAATGGTGCGGGAATGTGTGGACGACTGAATAAAATTGCTGATTTTTTACAGCAAATTAAATCGTTATTAGCTAAGGGTGGGCAGGTATTACTGGATTCCTCTGATATTATATATATGTTTGATGAAGATGAAGATGGTGGTAAATGGATACCTACCGATACTACCTACTACGGTGAGGTAGTTTTTAACGTAAGTTACAAAGGTGAAAACGAAACACCGTTTAACTGGATGTATATTGATTATAATACGCTACAAAATGCGGCACATGCCAACGGGTTGGATTGTGATTTGATTCTGAAAGGTAAACATTACGATTATTTAGCCAAGCTATCTGTAAAGTAA
- a CDS encoding DUF2059 domain-containing protein, with product MKKLVFAFVFMLAAQFTFAQDAAFKADVKKMMELTGATAQMDMAKKQVMAMVPADKQADFTKEFEKSLEPVLESQTNFYMKEFTHQEIKDLIKFYQSPLGRKLAEKSTKLAEENIQTMQEWSMELQGIMMKYMQ from the coding sequence ATGAAAAAATTAGTATTTGCTTTCGTATTTATGTTGGCTGCACAATTTACTTTTGCACAAGATGCTGCTTTTAAAGCCGACGTAAAAAAAATGATGGAGCTAACAGGTGCTACTGCACAAATGGATATGGCAAAAAAACAAGTAATGGCTATGGTTCCTGCCGATAAACAAGCAGATTTTACAAAAGAATTTGAAAAATCTTTAGAACCCGTATTGGAGTCGCAAACCAATTTTTATATGAAAGAATTTACGCATCAAGAGATTAAAGATCTTATTAAATTCTATCAGTCGCCATTGGGTAGAAAACTTGCCGAAAAAAGCACTAAACTTGCCGAAGAAAACATCCAAACCATGCAAGAATGGAGTATGGAGCTACAAGGCATTATGATGAAATATATGCAATAG
- a CDS encoding 7-carboxy-7-deazaguanine synthase QueE: MLEKEVQIAVEKGEMLPLMEEFYTIQGEGYHTGTPAYFIRVGGCDVGCHWCDVKESWNAELHPPTVTDTIVENAAKHAKTIVITGGEPLTWDMNPITTKLKARGMSVHIETSGAYPVTGTWDWFCLSPKKNKLPVDDAYAITNELKVIIHNKHDFLFAEEQAAKTNDNAILFLQPEWSKKEQMTPLIVDYVMNNPKWRISLQTHKYLNIP; encoded by the coding sequence ATGTTAGAAAAGGAAGTACAAATAGCAGTAGAAAAAGGCGAAATGCTACCCCTAATGGAGGAGTTTTACACCATACAAGGTGAAGGCTACCATACTGGTACACCAGCTTATTTTATACGCGTGGGCGGTTGTGATGTAGGATGCCATTGGTGCGATGTTAAAGAAAGTTGGAATGCCGAGCTGCACCCACCTACAGTTACCGACACCATTGTAGAAAACGCAGCTAAACATGCTAAAACCATTGTAATAACAGGAGGCGAGCCATTAACATGGGATATGAACCCGATTACTACTAAGTTAAAAGCACGCGGAATGTCGGTACATATCGAAACTTCAGGGGCTTATCCTGTTACAGGTACATGGGACTGGTTTTGCCTATCGCCCAAAAAAAACAAACTTCCTGTTGATGATGCCTATGCTATAACTAACGAGCTAAAAGTTATTATCCATAACAAGCACGATTTTTTATTTGCCGAAGAACAAGCAGCCAAAACCAACGATAATGCCATTCTGTTTTTACAACCCGAATGGAGTAAAAAAGAACAAATGACGCCACTTATTGTAGATTATGTTATGAATAATCCGAAATGGCGTATATCTTTACAAACACATAAATATTTAAATATTCCATAA
- a CDS encoding tetratricopeptide repeat protein: MIKIEKFKFLGLSLLLFGAANAQDAEQAKRAIDAEKYQNAKNNLKSLITSKSDEGKNYFLLGDVYLKQEEQDSAALYFNKGKNAKRDAEYNLIGLAHIDLNNGNTSAAQAKFKEVEDDMRRKDVEQYVYMGRAYINSDKPNYDKAIAILKKALEKDSKNAQAYLSLGDAYVGSEMYNEAYKAYRTAFNLDNSVLRAKLQLGVITKNTRAAFPEAIKEFNNILAIDSKYGPAYRELAETYSLWANTDTSKYNEYIKKALDYYEKYMQLTDYSLNSRMRHADFLVLAKDYKALEAEAKKMQELDKVNPRILRYLSYSAYENGNYEGSLTAMEEFIAKVDPNRLIARDYLYLGLAKLASTVSTDEEGNSIITDQAVFDAAIEDIKKAAEMDIEITNEYNAIGKKLFKQRLYGPASIVFEVATTNPENRNAFYDNFYLAYSIYYDHVNKSEEDRKLNLERLMVADGALTKVIELSPEAQDAFLFKARINQYMQTEEAYVEMAKAYDEYVRIVSAKGADQLSDGERKNLVEAYSNAGAYYAVIEKEKAVEYFTKALELAPEDEYVKNELERLQK, translated from the coding sequence ATGATTAAGATCGAAAAATTCAAATTTCTTGGATTATCACTATTGCTATTCGGTGCAGCAAATGCCCAAGATGCTGAACAAGCAAAAAGGGCTATTGATGCCGAAAAATATCAAAATGCCAAAAACAACCTCAAGTCGCTAATTACATCAAAAAGTGACGAAGGTAAAAATTACTTCTTATTAGGCGATGTTTATCTAAAACAAGAAGAGCAAGACTCGGCAGCACTGTATTTTAATAAAGGTAAAAACGCAAAACGTGATGCTGAATACAACCTAATTGGTCTTGCCCATATCGACCTTAACAACGGTAATACTTCTGCTGCACAAGCTAAGTTTAAAGAAGTAGAGGACGATATGCGACGCAAAGACGTGGAGCAGTATGTTTACATGGGGCGTGCCTATATAAATTCGGATAAACCAAACTACGATAAGGCAATAGCAATATTAAAGAAGGCCCTTGAAAAAGATAGCAAAAATGCACAAGCCTATTTAAGTCTTGGAGATGCTTACGTGGGTAGCGAAATGTATAACGAAGCATACAAGGCTTACCGAACTGCTTTTAACTTAGATAATTCGGTACTCCGTGCTAAGCTGCAACTGGGCGTTATTACCAAAAATACCAGAGCCGCTTTTCCAGAGGCAATAAAAGAGTTCAACAATATTTTAGCGATAGACTCTAAATACGGACCAGCTTACAGAGAGCTTGCAGAAACATACTCGCTTTGGGCAAATACCGATACCTCTAAATACAACGAGTACATTAAAAAGGCTCTAGATTATTACGAGAAATACATGCAGTTAACCGATTATTCGCTTAACTCGCGTATGCGTCATGCAGATTTCCTTGTCTTGGCAAAAGACTACAAGGCACTTGAGGCAGAAGCTAAAAAAATGCAAGAGCTAGATAAAGTAAATCCACGAATACTACGTTACCTATCCTATTCGGCATACGAAAATGGCAATTACGAAGGAAGCCTTACAGCAATGGAAGAGTTTATTGCTAAAGTAGACCCTAACCGATTAATTGCAAGAGATTACCTGTATTTAGGTTTGGCAAAATTAGCCTCTACAGTTAGTACAGATGAGGAAGGAAACTCTATAATAACTGATCAAGCCGTATTTGATGCCGCTATTGAAGATATTAAGAAAGCTGCTGAAATGGATATTGAAATTACCAATGAGTACAATGCCATAGGTAAAAAACTATTTAAGCAACGTTTATATGGTCCCGCATCAATTGTATTTGAAGTAGCTACCACTAATCCAGAAAACAGAAATGCTTTTTACGATAATTTTTACCTAGCCTATTCTATTTACTACGACCACGTAAACAAATCGGAAGAAGACAGAAAATTAAACCTAGAGCGTTTAATGGTAGCCGATGGAGCACTTACAAAAGTAATTGAACTTTCTCCAGAAGCACAGGATGCTTTTCTTTTCAAGGCACGAATTAACCAATACATGCAAACAGAAGAAGCCTATGTTGAGATGGCAAAAGCTTATGATGAGTACGTTCGTATTGTATCTGCTAAAGGTGCAGACCAGTTGAGTGATGGCGAGCGTAAAAACCTAGTAGAGGCATACTCTAATGCGGGTGCCTACTATGCTGTTATCGAAAAAGAAAAAGCAGTAGAATATTTTACTAAGGCGTTAGAGCTTGCTCCAGAAGATGAGTACGTTAAAAATGAATTAGAGCGTTTACAAAAGTAA